Proteins from a genomic interval of Hypomesus transpacificus isolate Combined female unplaced genomic scaffold, fHypTra1 scaffold_101, whole genome shotgun sequence:
- the fam171a1 gene encoding protein FAM171A1 isoform X4, whose translation MRLDLTRRTAAIVLCLLGCNIWRAATKTLQEDNGIKEVTLKVHLSDASTHQPLGGATIELFTNHTPVTMETSAADGNAYLRFPYRLGTPLVVTATKQGYVPNSAPWSPTRLPVFSTLSLDLLPERTATLMVYDDVVQIVSGFQVSRAHPWVQFQRRALSLPPNTSYTNLSALLTVASAPAHMQHFPYLQGLQGLGGNGSGSERRFELTPVAAISVHLLASDGVELLVNEPISISVPLPANSGLKDNDHIPAWRFDPRLGVWLKSSLGYVQREGDHLILTYIAPQLGYWVAAMSPVHTGPMVAKDISTYHTVFLLAILGGMVLILLCLLCLLLYYCRRCCLKPRLSRRKLTLAAALDGSKRDQATSMSHLHLISNEVQLEMVSTATEPDMTTPMLKPSSYDQHHQELVSHGNHSRSSLVNHSRHGSSLGNLTPRSRDYRQSVETFPLKTALSTGTDRGYRQSYTSVCSSTNQVLDRLSLTNHVSQISSGGEATSPSSPPLSPSRAEAMESRPPDYHLSRSVDHLERTLPLSLPRPGQLLCCGSVDLLSGGEAYPRRVRPTLVIPAHYMRLPGEHPLCGQALLLQMEQQSDLETIQAELNATHPQQPSDHSPDDCSPGSANQGEGDGRNLSESLSIPTTLGESGLVEINDEDTLLAEKTLMELRGGKPLPHPRAWFVSLDGRSNAHIRHSYIDLQRAGCHGNSTGGGGRRSGRHGNSNDTSLDSGVDLNEPRVGRRWKEDRKKDRAKSTPPAVYTQPVSTPPAVYTQLVYVDDLEGPASEGEATPETSPGNGQQPDTQCHQEKMEEREEKGEEVEEGGVIQIQEEAPSPSSSSPSSPPPLSPPEGVAFRTEHAQTSLLSVSPDNDPSNDDGEGEKKSPWQKREERPLLAFNLK comes from the exons ATGCGGCTTGATTTGACTCGCAGGACCGCTGCGATTGTTCTCTGCCTTTTGGGATGCAATATCTGGAGAGCGGCAACTAAAACCCTACAAGAAGATAATGGCATTAAAG AGGTGACTCTGAAGGTCCACCTGAGTGATGCCAGCACCCACCAGCCCCTGGGCGGTGCCACCATTGAGCTCTTCACCAACCACACGCCTGTAACCATGGAGACATCCGCTGCTGACGGCAATGCCTACCTCCGCTTCCCGTACCGTCTCGGAACGCCACTGGTCGTCACAGCAACCAAACAGGGTTACGTGCCAAACTCTGCCCCCTGGAGTCCCACCAGactgcctg TGTTCTCCACTCTCAGTCTGGATCTGCTGCcagagagaactgccactctgaTGGTGTACGATGATGTCGTTCAGATCGTCTCTGGGTTCCAAG tttcGAGGGCTCACCCCTGGGTCCAGTTCCAGCGCCGGGCCCTGAGCCTGCCTCCCAACACGTCCTACACCAACCTCAGCGCCCTGCTGACCGTGGCCAGCGCCCCTGCTCACATGCAGCACTTCCCCTACCTGCAGGGCCTGCAGGGCCTGGGGGGCAACGGCTCAG GATCCGAGCGCAGATTTGAGCTGACTCCGGTGGCAGCCATCTCTGTCCACCTATTGGCCAGCGATGGTGTGGAGCTGCTGGTAAACGAGCCAATCAgcatctctgtccctctgccagCCAATAGCGGTCTGAAGGACAACGATCACATACCTGCCTGGAGGTTCGACCCCCGCTTGG gGGTCTGGTTGAAGAGCAGCCTGGGCTatgtgcagagagagggggatcaTCTGATCCTGACCTACATCGCTCCCCAGCTGGGCTACTGGGTGGCAGCCATGTCCCCTGTCCACACAG gtccCATGGTAGCTAAGGACATCAGTACGTACCACACAGTGTTCCTGCTGGCGATCCTGGGAGGCATGGTCCTCATTCTGCTCTGCCTGCTTTGCCTGCTGCTCTATTACTGCAG GCGGTGCTGCTTGAAGCCTCGTCTGTCCCGACGCAAGCTCACCCTGGCTGCTGCTCTGGACGGCAGCAAGAGAGACCAGGCCACCTCCATGTCTCACCTCCACCTCATCAGCAACGAG GTGCAGCTGGAGATGGTTTCCACAGCAACAGAACCTGACATGACCACACCCATGCTCAAACCCTCCTCTTACGATCAGCATCACCAGGAGCTGGTCTCTCATGGCAACCACAGCCGCTCATCACTTGTTAACCACAGCCGACACGGCTCGTCTCTAGGCAATCTGACCCCCCGTAGCCGTGACTACCGGCAGTCTGTGGAGACATTCCCGTTGAAGACCGCCCTTTCGACCGGAACGGACCGAGGCTACCGCCAATCATACACCTCCGTCTGCTCCTCCACCAATCAGGTTCTGGATAGACTGTCCTTAACTAATCACGTGAGCCAGATAAGCAGTGGGGGAGAGgcaacctccccctcctccccccctctctcccccagccgaGCCGAAGCCATGGAGAGCAGGCCCCCTGACTACCACCTGTCCCGCTCTGTGGACCACCTGGAGCgcaccctgcccctctccctcccccgcccgGGACAGCTGCTGTGCTGTGGCTCCGTGGACCTGCTCAGCGGGGGGGAGGCCTACCCCAGAAGAGTGCGGCCCACCCTGGTGATCCCAGCTCATTACATGCGCCTGCCAGGGGAGCACCCTCTGTGTGGGCAGGCCCTGCTCCTGCAGATGGAGCAGCAGAGTGACCTGGAGACCATCCAGGCAGAGCTTAACGCCACGCACCCCCAGCAGCCCTCAGACCACTCCCCTGACGACTGCTCACCTGGCTCGGCTAATCAGGGGGAAGGAGACGGACGTAACCTATCGGAATCTCTGTCTATCCCCACGACACTCGGAGAATCTGGTCTGGTTGAAATCAACGACGAGGACACTTTATTGGCTGAGAAGACCCTGATGGAACTCCGGGGAGGGAAGCCCCTCCCACACCCACGGGCCTGGTTTGTTTCATTGGACGGACGTTCCAACGCCCACATCCGCCACTCCTACATTGACCTGCAGCGGGCCGGGTGCCATGGCAACAGTACGGGAGGTGGCGGCAGGCGCAGTGGTAGGCATGGCAACAGCAATGACACCAGCCTGGACTCCGGGGTGGACCTGAACGAGCCCAGGGTGGGACGCAGGtggaaggaggacaggaagaaggaCAGGGCGAAGAGTACTCCTCCAGCCGTCTACACCCAGCCGGTGAGCACCCCTCCAGCCGTCTACACCCAGCTGGTGTACGTGGACGACCTGGAGGGGCCAGCCAGCGAGGGGGAGGCAACACCTGAGACCAGCCCTGGAAACGGTCAACAGCCTGACACACAGTGCCAtcaggagaagatggaggaaagagaggagaagggggaagaggtagaggagggaggagtcatCCAAATACAAGAAGAAGCCCCTTcgccttcctcatcctccccttcctccccccctcccctgtcaccGCCAGAGGGGGTGGCCTTCAGGACTGAGCACGCTCAGActtctctgctgtctgtctcacctgataacgacccatccAACGacgatggagagggggagaagaagagcccttggcagaagagagaggagcgCCCCCTTTTGGCCTTCAACCTCAAATGA
- the fam171a1 gene encoding protein FAM171A1 isoform X2, with protein sequence MRLDLTRRTAAIVLCLLGCNIWRAATKTLQEDNGIKEVTLKVHLSDASTHQPLGGATIELFTNHTPVTMETSAADGNAYLRFPYRLGTPLVVTATKQGYVPNSAPWSPTRLPVFSTLSLDLLPERTATLMVYDDVVQIVSGFQVSRAHPWVQFQRRALSLPPNTSYTNLSALLTVASAPAHMQHFPYLQGLQGLGGNGSGSERRFELTPVAAISVHLLASDGVELLVNEPISISVPLPANSGLKDNDHIPAWRFDPRLGVWLKSSLGYVQREGDHLILTYIAPQLGYWVAAMSPVHTGEPSMSPVHTGEPSMSPVHTGEPSMSPVHTGEPSMSPVHTGEPSMSPVHTGEPSMSPVHTGEPSMSPVHTGPMVAKDISTYHTVFLLAILGGMVLILLCLLCLLLYYCRRCCLKPRLSRRKLTLAAALDGSKRDQATSMSHLHLISNEVQLEMVSTATEPDMTTPMLKPSSYDQHHQELVSHGNHSRSSLVNHSRHGSSLGNLTPRSRDYRQSVETFPLKTALSTGTDRGYRQSYTSVCSSTNQVLDRLSLTNHVSQISSGGEATSPSSPPLSPSRAEAMESRPPDYHLSRSVDHLERTLPLSLPRPGQLLCCGSVDLLSGGEAYPRRVRPTLVIPAHYMRLPGEHPLCGQALLLQMEQQSDLETIQAELNATHPQQPSDHSPDDCSPGSANQGEGDGRNLSESLSIPTTLGESGLVEINDEDTLLAEKTLMELRGGKPLPHPRAWFVSLDGRSNAHIRHSYIDLQRAGCHGNSTGGGGRRSGRHGNSNDTSLDSGVDLNEPRVGRRWKEDRKKDRAKSTPPAVYTQPVSTPPAVYTQLVYVDDLEGPASEGEATPETSPGNGQQPDTQCHQEKMEEREEKGEEVEEGGVIQIQEEAPSPSSSSPSSPPPLSPPEGVAFRTEHAQTSLLSVSPDNDPSNDDGEGEKKSPWQKREERPLLAFNLK encoded by the exons ATGCGGCTTGATTTGACTCGCAGGACCGCTGCGATTGTTCTCTGCCTTTTGGGATGCAATATCTGGAGAGCGGCAACTAAAACCCTACAAGAAGATAATGGCATTAAAG AGGTGACTCTGAAGGTCCACCTGAGTGATGCCAGCACCCACCAGCCCCTGGGCGGTGCCACCATTGAGCTCTTCACCAACCACACGCCTGTAACCATGGAGACATCCGCTGCTGACGGCAATGCCTACCTCCGCTTCCCGTACCGTCTCGGAACGCCACTGGTCGTCACAGCAACCAAACAGGGTTACGTGCCAAACTCTGCCCCCTGGAGTCCCACCAGactgcctg TGTTCTCCACTCTCAGTCTGGATCTGCTGCcagagagaactgccactctgaTGGTGTACGATGATGTCGTTCAGATCGTCTCTGGGTTCCAAG tttcGAGGGCTCACCCCTGGGTCCAGTTCCAGCGCCGGGCCCTGAGCCTGCCTCCCAACACGTCCTACACCAACCTCAGCGCCCTGCTGACCGTGGCCAGCGCCCCTGCTCACATGCAGCACTTCCCCTACCTGCAGGGCCTGCAGGGCCTGGGGGGCAACGGCTCAG GATCCGAGCGCAGATTTGAGCTGACTCCGGTGGCAGCCATCTCTGTCCACCTATTGGCCAGCGATGGTGTGGAGCTGCTGGTAAACGAGCCAATCAgcatctctgtccctctgccagCCAATAGCGGTCTGAAGGACAACGATCACATACCTGCCTGGAGGTTCGACCCCCGCTTGG gGGTCTGGTTGAAGAGCAGCCTGGGCTatgtgcagagagagggggatcaTCTGATCCTGACCTACATCGCTCCCCAGCTGGGCTACTGGGTGGCAGCCATGTCCCCTGTCCACACAGGTGAGCCCAGCATGTCCCCTGTCCACACAGGTGAGCCCAGCATGTCCCCTGTCCACACAGGTGAGCCCAGCATGTCCCCTGTCCACACAGGTGAGCCCAGCATGTCCCCTGTCCACACAGGTGAGCCCAGCATGTCCCCTGTCCACACAGGTGAGCCCAGCATGTCCCCTGTCCACACAGGTGAGCCCAGCATGTCCCCCGTCCACACAG gtccCATGGTAGCTAAGGACATCAGTACGTACCACACAGTGTTCCTGCTGGCGATCCTGGGAGGCATGGTCCTCATTCTGCTCTGCCTGCTTTGCCTGCTGCTCTATTACTGCAG GCGGTGCTGCTTGAAGCCTCGTCTGTCCCGACGCAAGCTCACCCTGGCTGCTGCTCTGGACGGCAGCAAGAGAGACCAGGCCACCTCCATGTCTCACCTCCACCTCATCAGCAACGAG GTGCAGCTGGAGATGGTTTCCACAGCAACAGAACCTGACATGACCACACCCATGCTCAAACCCTCCTCTTACGATCAGCATCACCAGGAGCTGGTCTCTCATGGCAACCACAGCCGCTCATCACTTGTTAACCACAGCCGACACGGCTCGTCTCTAGGCAATCTGACCCCCCGTAGCCGTGACTACCGGCAGTCTGTGGAGACATTCCCGTTGAAGACCGCCCTTTCGACCGGAACGGACCGAGGCTACCGCCAATCATACACCTCCGTCTGCTCCTCCACCAATCAGGTTCTGGATAGACTGTCCTTAACTAATCACGTGAGCCAGATAAGCAGTGGGGGAGAGgcaacctccccctcctccccccctctctcccccagccgaGCCGAAGCCATGGAGAGCAGGCCCCCTGACTACCACCTGTCCCGCTCTGTGGACCACCTGGAGCgcaccctgcccctctccctcccccgcccgGGACAGCTGCTGTGCTGTGGCTCCGTGGACCTGCTCAGCGGGGGGGAGGCCTACCCCAGAAGAGTGCGGCCCACCCTGGTGATCCCAGCTCATTACATGCGCCTGCCAGGGGAGCACCCTCTGTGTGGGCAGGCCCTGCTCCTGCAGATGGAGCAGCAGAGTGACCTGGAGACCATCCAGGCAGAGCTTAACGCCACGCACCCCCAGCAGCCCTCAGACCACTCCCCTGACGACTGCTCACCTGGCTCGGCTAATCAGGGGGAAGGAGACGGACGTAACCTATCGGAATCTCTGTCTATCCCCACGACACTCGGAGAATCTGGTCTGGTTGAAATCAACGACGAGGACACTTTATTGGCTGAGAAGACCCTGATGGAACTCCGGGGAGGGAAGCCCCTCCCACACCCACGGGCCTGGTTTGTTTCATTGGACGGACGTTCCAACGCCCACATCCGCCACTCCTACATTGACCTGCAGCGGGCCGGGTGCCATGGCAACAGTACGGGAGGTGGCGGCAGGCGCAGTGGTAGGCATGGCAACAGCAATGACACCAGCCTGGACTCCGGGGTGGACCTGAACGAGCCCAGGGTGGGACGCAGGtggaaggaggacaggaagaaggaCAGGGCGAAGAGTACTCCTCCAGCCGTCTACACCCAGCCGGTGAGCACCCCTCCAGCCGTCTACACCCAGCTGGTGTACGTGGACGACCTGGAGGGGCCAGCCAGCGAGGGGGAGGCAACACCTGAGACCAGCCCTGGAAACGGTCAACAGCCTGACACACAGTGCCAtcaggagaagatggaggaaagagaggagaagggggaagaggtagaggagggaggagtcatCCAAATACAAGAAGAAGCCCCTTcgccttcctcatcctccccttcctccccccctcccctgtcaccGCCAGAGGGGGTGGCCTTCAGGACTGAGCACGCTCAGActtctctgctgtctgtctcacctgataacgacccatccAACGacgatggagagggggagaagaagagcccttggcagaagagagaggagcgCCCCCTTTTGGCCTTCAACCTCAAATGA
- the fam171a1 gene encoding protein FAM171A1 isoform X3 produces MRLDLTRRTAAIVLCLLGCNIWRAATKTLQEDNGIKEVTLKVHLSDASTHQPLGGATIELFTNHTPVTMETSAADGNAYLRFPYRLGTPLVVTATKQGYVPNSAPWSPTRLPVFSTLSLDLLPERTATLMVYDDVVQIVSGFQVSRAHPWVQFQRRALSLPPNTSYTNLSALLTVASAPAHMQHFPYLQGLQGLGGNGSGSERRFELTPVAAISVHLLASDGVELLVNEPISISVPLPANSGLKDNDHIPAWRFDPRLGVWLKSSLGYVQREGDHLILTYIAPQLGYWVAAMSPVHTGEPSMSPVHTGEPSMSPVHTGEPSMSPVHTGEPSMSPVHTGEPSMSPVHTGEPSMSPVHTGPMVAKDISTYHTVFLLAILGGMVLILLCLLCLLLYYCRRCCLKPRLSRRKLTLAAALDGSKRDQATSMSHLHLISNEVQLEMVSTATEPDMTTPMLKPSSYDQHHQELVSHGNHSRSSLVNHSRHGSSLGNLTPRSRDYRQSVETFPLKTALSTGTDRGYRQSYTSVCSSTNQVLDRLSLTNHVSQISSGGEATSPSSPPLSPSRAEAMESRPPDYHLSRSVDHLERTLPLSLPRPGQLLCCGSVDLLSGGEAYPRRVRPTLVIPAHYMRLPGEHPLCGQALLLQMEQQSDLETIQAELNATHPQQPSDHSPDDCSPGSANQGEGDGRNLSESLSIPTTLGESGLVEINDEDTLLAEKTLMELRGGKPLPHPRAWFVSLDGRSNAHIRHSYIDLQRAGCHGNSTGGGGRRSGRHGNSNDTSLDSGVDLNEPRVGRRWKEDRKKDRAKSTPPAVYTQPVSTPPAVYTQLVYVDDLEGPASEGEATPETSPGNGQQPDTQCHQEKMEEREEKGEEVEEGGVIQIQEEAPSPSSSSPSSPPPLSPPEGVAFRTEHAQTSLLSVSPDNDPSNDDGEGEKKSPWQKREERPLLAFNLK; encoded by the exons ATGCGGCTTGATTTGACTCGCAGGACCGCTGCGATTGTTCTCTGCCTTTTGGGATGCAATATCTGGAGAGCGGCAACTAAAACCCTACAAGAAGATAATGGCATTAAAG AGGTGACTCTGAAGGTCCACCTGAGTGATGCCAGCACCCACCAGCCCCTGGGCGGTGCCACCATTGAGCTCTTCACCAACCACACGCCTGTAACCATGGAGACATCCGCTGCTGACGGCAATGCCTACCTCCGCTTCCCGTACCGTCTCGGAACGCCACTGGTCGTCACAGCAACCAAACAGGGTTACGTGCCAAACTCTGCCCCCTGGAGTCCCACCAGactgcctg TGTTCTCCACTCTCAGTCTGGATCTGCTGCcagagagaactgccactctgaTGGTGTACGATGATGTCGTTCAGATCGTCTCTGGGTTCCAAG tttcGAGGGCTCACCCCTGGGTCCAGTTCCAGCGCCGGGCCCTGAGCCTGCCTCCCAACACGTCCTACACCAACCTCAGCGCCCTGCTGACCGTGGCCAGCGCCCCTGCTCACATGCAGCACTTCCCCTACCTGCAGGGCCTGCAGGGCCTGGGGGGCAACGGCTCAG GATCCGAGCGCAGATTTGAGCTGACTCCGGTGGCAGCCATCTCTGTCCACCTATTGGCCAGCGATGGTGTGGAGCTGCTGGTAAACGAGCCAATCAgcatctctgtccctctgccagCCAATAGCGGTCTGAAGGACAACGATCACATACCTGCCTGGAGGTTCGACCCCCGCTTGG gGGTCTGGTTGAAGAGCAGCCTGGGCTatgtgcagagagagggggatcaTCTGATCCTGACCTACATCGCTCCCCAGCTGGGCTACTGGGTGGCAGCCATGTCCCCTGTCCACACAGGTGAGCCCAGCATGTCCCCTGTCCACACAGGTGAGCCCAGCATGTCCCCTGTCCACACAGGTGAGCCCAGCATGTCCCCTGTCCACACAGGTGAGCCCAGCATGTCCCCTGTCCACACAGGTGAGCCCAGCATGTCCCCTGTCCACACAGGTGAGCCCAGCATGTCCCCTGTCCACACAG gtccCATGGTAGCTAAGGACATCAGTACGTACCACACAGTGTTCCTGCTGGCGATCCTGGGAGGCATGGTCCTCATTCTGCTCTGCCTGCTTTGCCTGCTGCTCTATTACTGCAG GCGGTGCTGCTTGAAGCCTCGTCTGTCCCGACGCAAGCTCACCCTGGCTGCTGCTCTGGACGGCAGCAAGAGAGACCAGGCCACCTCCATGTCTCACCTCCACCTCATCAGCAACGAG GTGCAGCTGGAGATGGTTTCCACAGCAACAGAACCTGACATGACCACACCCATGCTCAAACCCTCCTCTTACGATCAGCATCACCAGGAGCTGGTCTCTCATGGCAACCACAGCCGCTCATCACTTGTTAACCACAGCCGACACGGCTCGTCTCTAGGCAATCTGACCCCCCGTAGCCGTGACTACCGGCAGTCTGTGGAGACATTCCCGTTGAAGACCGCCCTTTCGACCGGAACGGACCGAGGCTACCGCCAATCATACACCTCCGTCTGCTCCTCCACCAATCAGGTTCTGGATAGACTGTCCTTAACTAATCACGTGAGCCAGATAAGCAGTGGGGGAGAGgcaacctccccctcctccccccctctctcccccagccgaGCCGAAGCCATGGAGAGCAGGCCCCCTGACTACCACCTGTCCCGCTCTGTGGACCACCTGGAGCgcaccctgcccctctccctcccccgcccgGGACAGCTGCTGTGCTGTGGCTCCGTGGACCTGCTCAGCGGGGGGGAGGCCTACCCCAGAAGAGTGCGGCCCACCCTGGTGATCCCAGCTCATTACATGCGCCTGCCAGGGGAGCACCCTCTGTGTGGGCAGGCCCTGCTCCTGCAGATGGAGCAGCAGAGTGACCTGGAGACCATCCAGGCAGAGCTTAACGCCACGCACCCCCAGCAGCCCTCAGACCACTCCCCTGACGACTGCTCACCTGGCTCGGCTAATCAGGGGGAAGGAGACGGACGTAACCTATCGGAATCTCTGTCTATCCCCACGACACTCGGAGAATCTGGTCTGGTTGAAATCAACGACGAGGACACTTTATTGGCTGAGAAGACCCTGATGGAACTCCGGGGAGGGAAGCCCCTCCCACACCCACGGGCCTGGTTTGTTTCATTGGACGGACGTTCCAACGCCCACATCCGCCACTCCTACATTGACCTGCAGCGGGCCGGGTGCCATGGCAACAGTACGGGAGGTGGCGGCAGGCGCAGTGGTAGGCATGGCAACAGCAATGACACCAGCCTGGACTCCGGGGTGGACCTGAACGAGCCCAGGGTGGGACGCAGGtggaaggaggacaggaagaaggaCAGGGCGAAGAGTACTCCTCCAGCCGTCTACACCCAGCCGGTGAGCACCCCTCCAGCCGTCTACACCCAGCTGGTGTACGTGGACGACCTGGAGGGGCCAGCCAGCGAGGGGGAGGCAACACCTGAGACCAGCCCTGGAAACGGTCAACAGCCTGACACACAGTGCCAtcaggagaagatggaggaaagagaggagaagggggaagaggtagaggagggaggagtcatCCAAATACAAGAAGAAGCCCCTTcgccttcctcatcctccccttcctccccccctcccctgtcaccGCCAGAGGGGGTGGCCTTCAGGACTGAGCACGCTCAGActtctctgctgtctgtctcacctgataacgacccatccAACGacgatggagagggggagaagaagagcccttggcagaagagagaggagcgCCCCCTTTTGGCCTTCAACCTCAAATGA